From the genome of Magnolia sinica isolate HGM2019 chromosome 12, MsV1, whole genome shotgun sequence:
agaaataaatccaaaaagaataattaaaagtgagctattagtctctgataccacttgaaaaggccgagctattaagtcctagaggggggtgaataggactgtcaAATCAAAaattaacagcagaatttaaacaaatataaatactgatagcaataaacaatttcacaatgttgaaattaaatacaacctcaaatgcatgagtattgagagattgatacagatgttgttctaaggacaaccctacaccaaaaaccaaatgtttatggtaggacaacctgattcgtagaaaggtctgtgtatcaaaaactcaaactgatacagaggaataaagaaataaataataaggaaagaaatctaagttattacaacattcccacacttgcataaaagaaattacaacattcttcacaaatgcaaaaagggaaattacaaacatctataaaaagaaataaacaatcaatccacaagaccagaaattatagtggtttgcttgtgtgtacaccaactgtttagaaaaatagccacacaactactccactcctaatatcctcacacaatggatattagcgttcactatgaaaataggttgtttaaggttcacctaaaaccctcacaattgtgtctttcaagtgggcctacacaattcaaaaaaccctacactctgagttttctagatcacctcaaacaaaccaaaatagagagatttttctggcacaatctcaatgaaaccaaaagatagaaatttacaataatgtaaaatacctagatattctcctttcgatgtagcccgaaagaaccaaaccgaagtagaagttcaacgttcACActaacttatgaaatggttttaaggACTAGATAGATTTTatatttaaagcaccttgggctagcttgatttgattttgattccaagaaatgggaatacttcaatccctctttcaaatacaattggaatgtagaatacataatcaaatacaaagaaagctaattaaagagaataaaaaatgaagacgagatagcttaagaatatcactaacttatctttcaAAGTGGAGTATTGATTTAACTTtaattgaatataaaactctgaaattcgtgctctatttatagttgaagaaattgcatctacgactggtcctgaggttagcacgactggtcgtaagaccaacagatttttaaaattttgagcgttaTAGGATagagtcgttccacgactggtcataggctctgctcgaccggtcatatggcctccacgactggtcgtgtggaatcATTTTTAgttactagactttgagtcgaggctgcaggaTTGGTTGAGCACAGGTCGAACActttcacacgaccggtcgagcaatctccaggactggttgaggctttaataaaaattctcgaaaatcagtaacaaccttaggactggtcgaggaattcttggactggtcgagccaatgctaggactagtcgaacttagtccaagactagtcgagaaatagccaatgcacttataaagtgactcaatttaaattatgcatataaaatgacctaccctatggtcaatctagggtcattcataccttatacatgatgtatgaacattgaaacttcttttcctttggttgatagatgttctttgaagttcacgacacTTGAGATCTTATCATTCGTAGAAGCTTGAACTCAAGAcatctgaagcttgaatttgtgacatattgaagcttgagcttgaggaacAAAGTATggaaactttttcttaacttttacaaagttgaaaaactttCTTTTAAAGCttaaaagcttgaattcacacttgatgttgtacttgaacatgaataaGTAAACTTGCATTTaaagatcttgaagtaaagaccattgtccttgcactgtcttgaatatattgatgcgctacacaagacacagattccaagatgttttggcactacaaaatttgacaattttaggagcaagaaaccatagcacttacaggaggccacccaacccatgcatgcatggtgggcctggatgtccaacaaggtgggcttggacgtcccatctcccTGATGGATCTGAGATATTGCTGACCTTCTTAGTGGATCACACGTcattagaaataaataaaagaaaaaagagagaaaggagagagaaggagagtgatctggccactaatggaccttccacaCTACGATTCACATCATCCACCATGTATATATGTTACATACAAGCTACTATACATCAAGAAAAGTTGTTGGAGGGTGGGGATACCTTTCCCCACTATGCATGCAAAGGCCTAAATGGCCTAGGAGATGCTACAATGAAGAggaagtacatcatggtgggtccgtagagaatggcccaccatggaagaaaagagtaagatctaggcccatggcctttATCCTAGGAGCCATGTAAGACATCCACCATGGattagtgggtcctacatgcttccatacatgcaaggaaaagaaagaaaagagaagaagctaaGAAGAGCACCCACATCTAAGGATGATCACCAAACTTTCACACTAAGATTCTTTATCTCTAAGGGAAaaggatcaatggtggagatggggtttCAAGGGTTAGATGGTGGGGGATTAAGGAAGAAAGGAGCTGGCAAATGGAGGAAGCTTAGGGATGTTTTTGGCAATGGAGGGAgggaatgagagaatgagagggagagtcaTCATGAGTTCTCTCTCCTAAGATAGGCAAATCTATCATAATGTTAGGGTGATATAAATAATGCTCATAGACTCATAAGCttggagtagggatgggtagtgggtggtgtataagatggggtttaggtagtgtgtgtgtgatGTGTGCTGGAACTTGTGCAAAAAGGGAGTGGGGCAACATACACTACTCCCAAGTGGGCCACGTGATCTATACATTGGATAGACGTATAAGACATGGTGTCGGAATCACAACAACGAAGCGAACAAGATGGCACAGGTTTCAGCTCGATacgagttgggtctacatgaccggacttaaggatgaccgcaaacaatATCCGACGGGTCAccaggattcgaccggtaggacagCGAGACCAAAATGAATGAAATGTTACTcggacacacacatgcacatatgcgAATTCGGGTCaagtctcacaaccctccccaccaacaaagaaattttgtcctcgaaattgacaaaactagaacaacaaaaatgcataaacatcatcatataaatatATCTTAATCATTAATCACAAGAGAAGACAATTAATCATCGAACAAATAGGGATAAGGCTCTCTAATCTCGACCtctcgctcccaagacgcctcgacctccgaatgatgaccccattgcaccttcaccaagggaatgaccttggtcctgaggacctgctccgtccaatcaagaatacgaatcggctgctcaatataggaagcatccttaTGGACCTCGAATGACTGTCAATCATTCACAAGAATAGTGTCTAACCCACATTTCCACAATATAGAAATATGGAATACGTCGTGGATCGCGGAcgactcaggaggtaaggcaagcctataagcCACAGCGCCCAagtgctcggtaatctcaaaaggtccaataaatctcgaggcaaccttgcccttcacaccaaagcgaaccatgcCTATCTAGGAAAGGAAAGCATTGAGACATTCACAGATGGAAGCGTCAGAGAGACAGGACACCGTGAATGGCCTGCAAAGTTCTTGGCAGCCAATTCGATGTACAGGATCGGTGAGACTATTCTGCAGGACTACAAAGACAAGCTCGGGACTGTTGAcactctccaaccttggtccaacagctaggagatctgcatAGTCTACCATAAAGTtccttaaaaggagccatgtcaatagtcgcctgatagctattgttgcaCGTGAACTTGGCGAGGCGCAAATGGGCATCCCAACTATCCATGAAGTCAATCAcataagctctgagcatatcctcaaggatctgattgaccctttcggtctgcccatccgtctgcgaatgataagcggtgctgagatacAAAGTGGCCCCCATTACCTACTAGAAACTCTTCTAAAATTGAGACATGAATCTGGAGTCTTAatctgaaacgatcgaaattgGGATGTTAtacagtctcactatctcctcaatgaacacctttgcaagccGGTTCATAGACTAGGAAGCATGTACCAGAATGAAATGAGAAGACTTTGTCTgatgatcgacgataacccagatggtgtcatgaccgcgctgagtgctcaacaaacctgcgatgaaatccgtcgatacatgctcccacttccactctggaatgctCAACCGCCACAAGGGACCAGTGGGTCTCTGGTGATTGGCCTTGACATGCCggtatgtgtcacactcggccacaaaactcgtgatctggtgcttcatcccctgccaaaaatattgcctcctcatatcacgatacatcttcgtgaagCCCGGGTGAATAATAAGTcttgatcggtgtgcctcggtcattagATCACAatgcaactctggcacgtccaggacacacaatcggcctctgaaccATAATCCACCATTGGAACCAATCTACCAgtttgactgctccacggatgcggcctctgcttggtactcctgaagtgacttgttcgactgctgagcctcgatcaccctagccaccaaaaagggttgaatcgacaagctcgaaagctgaataaTAGAAGAATGCAtatcgaactcaaagtcaaactctaaaacatcctcaagcatctgccactactgaaccatcatatgtgccactaggcctcgtggctgatggctgagcgcgttagccaccacgttcgccttacccgggttgTACTGAAGgttaaaatcatagtctttcaacaGCTCTATCCATCGCCTCTGACGCAAGTTCAACTCAGACtatgaaaatagatacttcaagctcttgtgatccgagaagagctcaaacctgaccccatatagatagtgcctccacaccttcagtgtgaagacaactgcagTCAACTCCAAATCATagatggggtagttcagctcatggaccttaagctggcacgaggcatacgccactggcttcccgtgctatatcagtacagcacccaagccaactctggaggcatcaatgaaaacaacaaaaccctcactcccatcaggaagagtgagaacaggagcggacgtgaggtggtccttcaactctgtaaatgcctCCTCGTAGGCGTCACTCCAGACCAACTCAACGTCCTTCCatgtcaaccgggtcagcggtgttGTAATACGGGAGACACCCTCGATAAACAATCGATAATACCCCACTAGACTAATGAAACTACGAATCTCGGACGCATtcatgggctgaccccactgacgcactgcattaaCGTTCAAGGGGTCcacaacgacaccctccctcgtcaccacgtgatcgaTGAACTTTACCTCCTCTtgtcaaaactcgcacttctccagcttcttatacagctggtgggcacagagggtctccAGCACAATCTGCAAGTACTCAACATGGTCCTCCTGGGTCCTTAAATATACAAGAATATTACCAATGAATACctccacgaactgatcgaggaatggTCGGAAGACCTCGTTTATCAGAATGACATGACCAAAAACTTGAAGTGACCATAACATGTCtgaaaagccgtcttcggaatgtcctcctcttggattCGAATTTGATGGTAACTggagcgcaagtctatcttggaataATATTGTGCACCCTGTAACTAGTCAAACAGATTATCAGTACGGGGAAGTGGGTATCAATTCTTGGTGAGGACTTTGTTGAGCTCATAATAATCCACAAAGAGccgcaacgagccatccttcttcttcacaaataacacgggGGCTCCCCAAGTCAAGATGTTAGGACGAATGAAACTTAACTCCGGAAACTCATCTAATTgatcctgcagttccctcaactccaatggtgtcatccGGTAGGGGGTCTTCGAGATAAGCACTatccgggcaccaaatcaatctgaaactccacctgccgatgcaggtaaacccgggatctcctagaacacatccgATAcccacaaacaactggcagctgcttAATACACTCTACCATAGAATCCTCGATGAcagaagccaagaaactagataactgCTCTCCTCTGGGGTCGATGACAAAttggaatactggcaagcctggaatgtggaATGTGACTATTTTCGCGGCACAGTCCAAGATGACACGATActccgcaagccagtccatacccataataacatcaaaGTCTAACagcggcatcacgaacagattgGCAAGAAGGAATATCTCACCCACTAACACCGGGTAAGAAGGACAGCGACGAGTCAATACAacggacttccccatgggagtcaaaACGGTTAATGCCTTAGACACGGACTCACAATAACGGTTGATCGGCAAAACTATTCGccgaatgggaggcaccagaatcaaataaaacatgagcaatacaagtagaaataagaagaataccctcaacgactccaccggttgatgactgcgggtcctggcctggtGCCTGCTGTGCAGAATAAAAGCGGCCCTTAGCTGGTAGAGGAAGCAAACCAAAAGACTAGGTTGCGATACACACTCGACCCAAGGACTggacatacggatatcccctctACTGGTGCTGGTGCTAGTGCTGTCTCTGTTGCTACTGCTTCTGCTAGGGAGGTCTACCTGGCTACctttgctgctgaggaggagccctaggagtagGGGCTGGAAGTTATGCTctttgctgctgctgaggaggacgaggaggtaAATGCAGTGACCTTTGCTGCTGTATGGGGAGAGGGCAATCATGCCTCCGATGCCCAGCCTGTCCACAACTGAAGTAAATACTAGAAAATGGGCCAGAAGATGGAGCGGCTAGtggtgttgatgatgatgaagaagctactgtCTGAGCCGCAGCTGCCGAAACCCTAATCTGCCCCTCCACCTCTACTGACGGTGCTATCTGGAACTGTCGGCTGGTGTTCTCCTCTTTCGGTCttcaccggaactctgctctctcgatctTTAGGCCATAGCCAAGTCCTCCTCATAAATTAGTGCCTGATAGATGACCTGGTcgaacgtctccaaacaatgccttACCACACGGctgcgaagggcaggacgcaagtcagtcacaaaacgacgggccctcttcttctcattgatcgtgagatgaggagcaaatctagacaaggctaaGAGacaggcctcatactgagatactgACAAATCACCCTGAaccagggtctcaaactcgatagcCCTCTAGATTTGGACATGCTCGAGGAAGAATTTTTGGTAGAAacagaccacgaactcctcccacgtCTAAACAAACTGAGGCCCGGCCATCTTAGATACGGATGACCACTAATGACGGGCCTctccctgaagaagataggtcacAAGGGATACCCTCTGATCCACAGGACACtttatagtgtcaaaaatcctcacaATCTCAGTGCGCCATGCCTcggcggcagaagggtcagggtcaccactaaaccttaAGGGATCATGCTAATGAAATTCTCGAGATATCGTGCTTGCACGTAGCAAGTCAGACTGGTCAGAAACCTCGACGGTAGCAGGCTGACAGGTCCGTAATGCGGTAACAACAAGCTGCATCAGCTGCTAGAAATGCTCAGCTCCTATAGGCACTGTCGGAAAGGTAGGAGTGGTACTCGCCTCGGGCAGAGGTACGGATGTAGCTAGCGGAGCAGGAGCCTCTGCAACCAGAACAGCAAGCTGAGGAGGGGGAACCGGCGGGGGAACTGGAGCAATTGAAGGAGCGGGCACTACATGCTCAATCGGAGGAATAGGCGTTATAGGAGGAACATGCTGTATCGAGACCTCAGGAGACAGATCATCAACaatgggagcaggatgtgctTAAGTAGAACGGGTATTTCAGGTGCCTCATCCACGAGCACCACGACCACAGGCACCACAGCCATGAGTGCCCATCTAGGCGGCATCATCTACAAAACAATGACGACACATggaatcaggacaattacaggctcaacaCGGAACGCAGTGCTTGTGATCCATTCgggactacgaaatttgataaTCCTAATTGTGCTTTAATTATAAGCACTTACAACTtgtatgtcacgccccagactcagtaatcggactcacaaggaacccgatggccgattctggccgcaacagcctctgtagtaccccattctctgctcctgaggcaggtttcgatcctgggatcctacaaggaggatttccataacaatataataatttccaatacgagcatacccaagatcacagcaagtatatctgaaaaTAACAaggaacacatcacaaaatccactaggaATTGGAACCttacaagctttcataaggtccaaaaggacatacataagctaacaaaagaaggaaaggaaagtctGCAATACTGGGTACTCAAGCTCAACGCtactccaagctctgccgctatgatgcctgcctaggatctcatgcacgcatcaatcatgcataagcttatacaagcttagagggtggtgaaggtgtgtgataatagtgcacagaagaataataaggGATTCgggaaggaaacatgatcaaagccGACACCACCAGACTTACCAGGGCTGTCATGAACGTAAGAAGTTATACCAAGGCAGTACAATAATGCattaagccataccaaggctatataatgtaatgagtactgtaatgcaatgagtactgggcacaTGCCAAGGCTTAACATGAATACTATGTAATATGAGCTATACACAActgatgcaaatgcaatacgAAGTAATACCAGTGCTCATGTCCAATCCATATATCAATTACATTTCATCATAAGGAAATTACCGGGGTCCATTATACTGCTAGATGACTgctgctctacagaccccgcacagtcaaaagagtgtaagagacctcactacccacctgtttTCACTTGGTCACGgcattggggcagatccttgttaccatgaaagttttagaaatttcactcataggcatcttatgcacccggtatgctcaagtaatattttcagtgtccacacatacagccatccaccaagatccctgtggaggcaaggccctgctGAAGCAaaggcggtatcatcatgaaatgcgatactaatgcatgagtcatacatacAGATCATGAACAAGCTTTAGGCACTGAATGTGCAAAatggggagaaacttcatccctctatgaccaccacacaatgcaatcaattcacataaatgatgcatataggtcataatgatgtaagtgtgctacctgtagaatatattcctccttccaaAGGAGGAACAAGGTCTAGATatatagacaggtactctaaggaaAGGAGAAGTCCTCTAGTCGGGGCCCAATACTTTAGGGTAGCCCATAAGTtaagagagtcataaagcctcaaggaggaaacggtcctaacaaggtctaaggtgggccttcaaccacccatAAGGgacctatgggcctaccttaggaccaccaaggaggacatccaacctcaactgggtcccaaaaggtagcccgctaactATCCGCatataaagtaaggtccaaggcccaagcaatccatggcccGATGGGCTATACACTAAGTCCAATACATAggtaacatggtgggcccttaaacaaggtttgggcccaaccataagggtcatgaatccactcattgtggtgggcctaatgggcagcccattatttcaaacatatgggtaatccttacatttaaaacaagtaagttgggcctcacatctcggcccaagcatggattcattttaaatgggcaagtaagggcccaactacttaagtatttagcccataaaacccatcacaatggcatgataatataggccccaaaggtccaatgggcctaggaaaaaccaacaaataactaagaagactagtccaataaaacccaattggaatgggccttaaatatgcactaattaagcccaaaatataactaaaaatagggcaagatatgtgtaataatatccccaaatttggtagaccatgctgccccaaaatatccatttatgggcagcaaccatgggcatattgctgaaatttcagccctCCCACAATTTAGCattgctggaaattcaaaaattaattaaattatatgttattttagttcctggtggCCCATACATGTCACGAGGGAGGTGCGGGGGAGGGGGTCCACTACATGAAGGGAGTGAATTTATCaaataaatcagatgggccatgctactAGACTAGACATCTAGCAGTAGCCCAATGGGCCgggtgtcccatgtgtaggcaactCTATGGGCCTAGAtatttggcccaaaaactcatccaacgGGCTCCAATAGGAAGCTActgaaggggaggatgatcaagtcccctatggaccccacatggatgaatggtgggatataaattatatcaaggtgggcccacaaggtggcctgaacggccagccaaggctggacgccacAGCCTGGGCGTCCCAGCGTGGGGGGCCACTCCAGGCCACACCACGGATGGTACAAGGTCCTGTTGACCCTGAAATTTTGTAGATTGGTACTTCCATGGGTGCTCCAAACTTtcacaaaattttatgatttttggatactcataagtattttaatttatataaaGAAAACAGTTTGCCCAGAAAATCTGGTTGTCCTagacgtcccaacatggtggaccggtccagcccttgccacagtGTGCAAaggggtccgttggccccaaaTATTAGTAGATGGGTCCTACCAAGGGTGAGACACCTCCTtacaaattttcataatttttgaatgcccaaaagtattttaattatattcgAAATTACAGTCTGTCCTGGgtgaaatgttgctggaattgtAATTGTCCATATGTTTGAgaccacatggggtgggcctaaACTTGTCTAAACCCTTGAAAAATTGGTGGGAAGGGTGGTCCCACTCATGGAAAGAAAGTGGGGTttactggggtggcccacttattccagaaactcgggtaaaaatgctcatttccaacttacagtgttgctgaactgtccagaaatttctggacagttagcccactttggcccatcc
Proteins encoded in this window:
- the LOC131220009 gene encoding protein app1-like gives rise to the protein MTALMMPPRWALMAVVPVVVVLVDEAPEIPHVPPITPIPPIEHVVPAPSIAPVPPPVPPPQLAVLVAEAPAPLATSVPLPEASTTPTFPTVPIGAEHF